One Massilia sp. 9096 genomic window carries:
- a CDS encoding helix-turn-helix domain-containing protein, which yields MTKTIVGTPAEKKRYYNNMPGQFIVTPVEVLLDSRLTDQERRILLCLCRYANSETGKSAPSYETITECTGIARENASRAMGSLVEKGWVDRIRLGRGFPNVYFVTIPKETEFRKVTPKRRTSDEQKKRVAEIQAKISDDNRKAVEEFNRGIKDVYKIAGDPTEYETSEAALAALEAREAQEAQKLQDRQTGSKKPAKARKELPAKAGGIKGEFDKEEVDLEDFKEEPKWAKVDEYAGYTRGQLYDMQVNGVQLPQHIIHKNNLGPNM from the coding sequence ATGACGAAGACCATTGTAGGTACCCCGGCAGAGAAAAAGCGCTATTACAACAACATGCCGGGCCAATTCATTGTCACACCAGTAGAGGTACTGCTAGACTCGCGGCTGACAGACCAAGAACGGCGAATTCTGCTGTGCCTATGCCGCTACGCCAACTCGGAAACCGGAAAGTCTGCGCCGAGCTATGAGACGATTACAGAGTGCACGGGTATAGCTCGGGAGAACGCGAGCCGGGCTATGGGTTCCCTCGTCGAAAAGGGATGGGTGGACCGTATACGGCTGGGAAGGGGGTTCCCGAACGTCTACTTCGTGACAATCCCGAAGGAAACGGAATTTCGTAAGGTCACTCCAAAAAGGCGCACGTCGGACGAGCAAAAGAAAAGAGTGGCAGAAATCCAAGCAAAAATCTCCGACGACAATAGGAAAGCCGTAGAGGAATTTAACCGCGGCATAAAGGATGTCTACAAAATCGCGGGAGACCCCACCGAGTACGAAACAAGTGAGGCTGCTCTGGCCGCGCTAGAAGCCCGGGAAGCGCAAGAGGCTCAGAAGCTACAAGACCGTCAGACAGGCTCCAAAAAGCCCGCCAAAGCTAGGAAAGAGCTGCCAGCGAAGGCCGGAGGCATCAAGGGAGAGTTCGATAAGGAAGAAGTCGACTTGGAGGACTTCAAGGAAGAGCCTAAGTGGGCAAAGGTGGACGAGTATGCTGGATACACACGGGGGCAGCTCTACGACATGCAGGTCAACGGCGTGCAGCTACCGCAACACATCATCCACAAGAACAATCTCGGTCCAAACATGTAA
- a CDS encoding reverse transcriptase domain-containing protein, whose amino-acid sequence MSRNSYSAVLTYKSFVQSWQDLFHNTKPVSRNTIGVDGVSINDFAINYKDNIGKLHRAVSEKRFSFSQLKPVLILKPSGKYRLICVPTVIDRLVQRTLLGFLANKYHLQLANSISFGFVKGRSVKQAAELACAYRRKQAWVFKTDITSFFDSVDREILSSAIKKRIKERSLHPLLLSALECEVESSNRANVRRIAQLGIRRGIGVRQGMPLSPFFSNLLLQSFDKAVEKKGFRAVRYADDLIFFCDSRVDCLSVADFCKAEFEKIGLAIPALNDEKTKSVIYEPLQPAEFLGLELAPVQKAYELRLSEKQIQRLREEMLNYGSVKELLSRGITLATLGSKLSAKKNGYLAAYDVCRNIEHVHNELKDIERKCLLKIYQQDLNINIPSLKAEAHTFLGL is encoded by the coding sequence ATGAGTCGTAATTCGTATTCCGCAGTCCTCACCTACAAGTCGTTCGTCCAGTCCTGGCAAGACCTATTCCACAATACCAAACCCGTATCGAGAAACACTATAGGGGTTGATGGTGTCAGCATCAATGACTTTGCCATTAATTACAAAGACAATATTGGCAAGTTGCACCGAGCAGTTTCTGAAAAGCGATTCAGCTTTAGTCAATTAAAGCCTGTGCTTATCCTTAAGCCGTCTGGCAAATATAGGCTTATCTGTGTGCCTACGGTTATAGACCGTCTTGTCCAGCGCACGCTACTTGGCTTTTTAGCTAATAAGTATCATCTTCAGTTAGCAAACTCCATAAGCTTCGGTTTTGTAAAGGGGCGCTCTGTCAAACAAGCGGCCGAGTTAGCTTGCGCCTACAGAAGAAAGCAAGCTTGGGTATTCAAAACTGACATTACTTCGTTTTTTGATTCAGTAGACCGAGAAATTCTTAGTTCCGCGATAAAAAAACGTATCAAAGAGCGTAGTCTTCATCCCTTGTTGCTGTCCGCACTGGAGTGTGAAGTCGAAAGCAGTAATAGGGCAAACGTGCGCCGTATCGCGCAATTGGGGATACGGAGAGGAATTGGTGTCCGGCAGGGCATGCCTCTTTCCCCTTTCTTTTCTAATCTGCTTTTACAGTCGTTTGACAAGGCAGTAGAGAAAAAGGGATTTAGGGCAGTTCGATACGCTGATGACCTAATATTTTTTTGTGATTCCAGAGTTGACTGTTTAAGCGTCGCCGACTTTTGTAAGGCCGAATTCGAGAAAATCGGTTTGGCGATTCCGGCCTTAAATGACGAAAAAACTAAGTCTGTGATTTACGAACCTTTGCAACCTGCCGAGTTCCTCGGACTTGAGTTGGCGCCCGTGCAGAAAGCGTATGAACTACGTCTTTCTGAAAAGCAGATTCAGCGCCTACGGGAGGAAATGCTTAACTACGGTTCTGTAAAAGAATTGCTGAGCAGAGGAATTACGCTTGCAACACTTGGCAGTAAGCTAAGTGCAAAGAAAAATGGATACTTGGCAGCATATGATGTGTGTAGAAATATAGAGCACGTCCATAATGAACTAAAAGATATTGAGCGGAAGTGTCTATTAAAGATTTATCAACAAGATTTGAATATCAACATACCTTCTTTAAAAGCCGAGGCCCATACTTTTCTTGGTCTATAA
- a CDS encoding DUF4917 family protein has translation MTKIHQWEEIKAHFSEGLLLGNGASMAIHRGFGYAGLFEAAQDHNFITPEVAGVFDAFGVNDFELVLRRLWQAKVVNETLGIAAGQVEEAYEQVRTALIETVREVHISHDDAVVHLKPIYTFMQGFKTVVSLNYDLIVYWAAMYSRDALGNWFKDCFASGAFADNWERMADAYGAAGATLFFYPHGNLALARTLDDEEGKLKARGQDLLTRVLEVWESGQAVPLFVCEGTSDHKVKSIKSSSYLQRVNREVLPKIGSSLVIYGWGIAEQEQHIVNSLRKSSCKKVAVSVYGNNEVYMRHAEQTLHDIDVTEVVFFDSASPGCWNNPAP, from the coding sequence ATGACAAAAATACATCAGTGGGAAGAAATCAAGGCGCACTTCAGCGAGGGATTGCTCTTGGGCAACGGTGCCAGCATGGCGATTCACCGGGGTTTCGGATACGCGGGTCTGTTTGAAGCAGCACAAGACCACAACTTCATCACTCCCGAGGTTGCCGGTGTCTTCGACGCGTTTGGCGTTAATGACTTCGAGCTTGTGTTACGGCGTTTGTGGCAAGCGAAGGTGGTAAATGAAACTCTCGGGATTGCCGCGGGCCAGGTTGAGGAGGCGTACGAGCAGGTCCGAACTGCGCTCATTGAAACGGTCCGGGAAGTGCACATTAGCCACGACGATGCGGTGGTGCACCTGAAGCCGATTTATACCTTCATGCAAGGCTTCAAGACGGTGGTTTCACTAAACTACGACCTCATCGTCTATTGGGCTGCGATGTACAGTCGGGACGCACTCGGCAACTGGTTCAAAGACTGTTTTGCCAGCGGGGCTTTCGCTGACAACTGGGAGCGCATGGCCGATGCTTACGGAGCAGCGGGTGCCACCTTATTCTTCTATCCACATGGCAATCTTGCACTTGCACGTACTTTGGACGACGAAGAGGGCAAGCTCAAGGCGCGCGGCCAGGACCTACTTACTCGTGTCTTGGAAGTCTGGGAGTCAGGGCAGGCTGTTCCCCTGTTTGTTTGCGAGGGGACGTCCGACCACAAGGTCAAGTCGATAAAGAGCTCATCTTACCTACAGCGTGTTAACCGAGAAGTGCTGCCTAAAATCGGAAGCTCCTTGGTCATTTATGGATGGGGAATCGCTGAGCAGGAGCAGCACATTGTTAATTCACTCAGGAAATCGTCTTGCAAAAAGGTAGCGGTTTCTGTCTATGGCAATAACGAAGTTTACATGCGCCACGCCGAACAAACCCTTCATGACATCGACGTCACAGAAGTAGTGTTCTTTGATTCCGCAAGTCCAGGTTGCTGGAACAACCCGGCGCCCTGA
- a CDS encoding AAA family ATPase — MTLPGAHPFTYIIGNNGSGKSRALESDAQLKSKSSPVVVISSSVSDKFTYGGTVKTRANGSYTYAGNRTVGNGLHTNTLAANVVLNYARLINQRGEAEFLKFLPKMGLEPSVGIEYVKKKRSKGSVPFLKSELTSSFIQEFQSVFSDKTKPFVPIFKKGDKEYDFPSLSSGEQSMLATALRVLTNLAPRTIFYIDEPEISLHVEWQVKWPGMIQELVSKTQDVQVYVATHSPVIISSAMNLGMHCYSLKDDVYSEILEHDLNVERLIFNDFHTLTPDNKHIYNEFSRIISTIMDGINSGRAGVKLNARAEVKILKQKVEKAAAIAPARAQLSQTMSDFERAVTEILSSVRGGTNA, encoded by the coding sequence ATGACATTACCAGGCGCACATCCATTTACATACATTATTGGGAACAACGGCTCAGGCAAAAGCCGCGCACTCGAAAGTGATGCGCAGTTAAAGTCGAAGAGTTCCCCAGTAGTAGTGATTTCATCCTCAGTTAGCGATAAGTTCACCTATGGTGGGACTGTAAAAACTCGCGCTAACGGCAGTTACACGTACGCAGGGAATAGAACGGTTGGCAACGGCCTGCACACCAATACGCTCGCCGCTAACGTTGTCCTCAATTATGCACGTTTGATAAATCAGAGAGGCGAGGCGGAATTTTTAAAATTTTTGCCCAAGATGGGCCTTGAGCCATCTGTTGGCATTGAATACGTGAAAAAGAAGCGAAGCAAAGGCAGCGTGCCGTTCCTAAAATCGGAGCTCACCTCTTCTTTTATTCAAGAGTTTCAATCTGTTTTTAGCGACAAGACTAAGCCATTTGTGCCAATTTTCAAAAAGGGAGACAAAGAATATGATTTTCCTTCTCTGAGTTCTGGGGAGCAGTCTATGCTTGCCACTGCATTGCGGGTACTTACAAACCTGGCACCTAGAACTATTTTTTATATTGATGAACCCGAAATCAGCCTACATGTCGAATGGCAAGTAAAATGGCCAGGGATGATACAAGAGCTCGTAAGTAAGACCCAGGATGTTCAGGTATATGTGGCGACTCACTCGCCGGTGATTATCTCTAGCGCAATGAACTTAGGCATGCATTGCTACTCATTAAAAGATGACGTATATTCTGAAATTCTTGAACACGATTTGAATGTGGAGCGCCTTATTTTCAATGACTTTCATACGCTCACACCAGACAACAAGCACATATACAACGAATTCTCTCGAATAATCAGCACGATAATGGATGGCATCAATTCCGGTCGCGCCGGAGTAAAATTGAATGCAAGGGCGGAAGTAAAAATCTTAAAGCAGAAAGTCGAAAAAGCGGCGGCAATTGCACCTGCGCGTGCTCAGCTTTCACAGACCATGAGTGACTTCGAGCGCGCAGTTACGGAAATACTCAGCAGTGTTAGAGGTGGAACAAATGCGTAA
- a CDS encoding HNH endonuclease gives MRKKRTLADEFWKRIYPTKKNSRKIAEELRRRFHWRTQHFPVPTTLWTEFFAETAGSYIHRSLSSYLLEKQSNYCCYCQERIYTKVNAAIDHVLPRSFYPQFTFTFHNLALACVTCNGLKSDENWYQLPFAELKYSKHRKSLQVFHPKFHEFNEHIDMFCMQTNYIYVRTYFGRTNQGKKLCLQHLNKIAVYTAKSKANTQAVKAIEDLRKFIATADTSTNASERIFKLLVNRLA, from the coding sequence ATGCGTAAAAAACGAACATTAGCTGATGAGTTTTGGAAGCGCATCTATCCTACGAAAAAGAATTCTCGAAAAATTGCAGAAGAATTAAGGAGACGTTTTCACTGGCGGACGCAGCACTTCCCAGTTCCCACAACCCTCTGGACGGAATTTTTCGCGGAGACAGCCGGTAGTTATATACACCGCAGTTTATCCTCGTATCTTTTGGAAAAACAGTCAAACTACTGCTGTTATTGTCAGGAGAGAATCTATACAAAAGTGAACGCCGCTATCGACCATGTTTTACCTCGTTCGTTTTATCCCCAATTTACTTTTACGTTTCACAATTTAGCGTTAGCGTGCGTCACGTGTAATGGACTTAAAAGTGACGAAAATTGGTATCAACTGCCATTTGCCGAGCTTAAATATTCGAAGCATCGGAAGTCACTGCAAGTCTTCCATCCCAAATTTCATGAATTCAACGAGCATATCGACATGTTTTGCATGCAAACAAATTACATATATGTAAGAACATACTTTGGAAGAACTAACCAAGGCAAGAAGCTATGTTTACAACATCTTAACAAAATTGCCGTCTATACGGCAAAAAGTAAGGCTAATACACAAGCCGTTAAAGCTATTGAAGACCTCAGAAAATTTATCGCAACCGCCGATACTTCAACTAATGCGTCTGAAAGAATATTTAAGTTGCTCGTCAATCGTCTCGCATAA
- a CDS encoding DUF4365 domain-containing protein, with amino-acid sequence MTGNFPKRQNTGKTAEIGINVVSTIFNDDFGWVFRRTHQEHDFGVDGYVDYVSPDGSVTGQFIAVQVKTGKSYLTPGGQMHWYKDSKEHLNYFLNLPTPLLLIICDPEGKDCYWEVLKKENVDFGGAGWRYPIPKDKKLCKSSIDEIKNLFGNAENHLSEFERDQEMLSKIGEDSLIQYSIPRKDIESLNVSNLKNFIARITRNEKLALAVQGKLYIATYGYEYDHREVYQIPAIRRWATAARKEIREWYLCAGEERWSTLMWMTTCTCAPNSKPLKKKGDRFFVKADPKKAIAFMMECFDGLNIATRKWGWSAKYNEEISEKISDAIIQDITSPEING; translated from the coding sequence ATGACTGGAAATTTTCCGAAACGACAAAATACGGGTAAAACTGCAGAGATTGGAATTAATGTTGTTTCGACAATTTTTAATGATGATTTCGGGTGGGTTTTTAGAAGAACTCATCAAGAACATGATTTTGGAGTGGATGGGTACGTAGACTACGTTTCGCCAGACGGAAGTGTGACAGGGCAATTCATAGCTGTTCAGGTTAAGACGGGGAAAAGCTACCTAACGCCTGGCGGCCAAATGCATTGGTATAAAGATAGTAAAGAACATCTAAATTACTTTTTAAATCTTCCCACTCCACTCTTATTAATAATTTGTGACCCGGAAGGAAAAGACTGCTATTGGGAGGTTTTAAAAAAAGAGAATGTTGACTTTGGTGGCGCCGGTTGGAGATATCCGATTCCGAAAGATAAAAAACTATGTAAAAGCAGTATAGATGAAATAAAAAATCTTTTTGGAAATGCTGAGAATCACTTATCGGAGTTTGAGCGGGACCAAGAGATGCTTAGCAAAATCGGGGAGGATTCATTGATTCAATACAGTATTCCTCGAAAAGATATTGAGTCTTTAAATGTATCAAATCTGAAAAATTTTATCGCAAGGATTACGCGAAACGAAAAACTCGCACTGGCCGTTCAAGGAAAGCTTTACATTGCGACTTACGGGTATGAGTACGACCATAGGGAAGTGTACCAAATCCCAGCGATTAGGCGTTGGGCCACGGCAGCACGAAAAGAGATAAGAGAATGGTATCTCTGTGCTGGCGAAGAACGCTGGTCAACGCTGATGTGGATGACTACTTGCACCTGTGCACCTAATTCAAAACCTTTAAAGAAAAAAGGTGACAGATTCTTTGTAAAAGCGGACCCTAAAAAAGCTATTGCGTTTATGATGGAGTGTTTTGATGGACTAAATATCGCAACAAGAAAATGGGGGTGGAGCGCGAAGTATAACGAAGAGATATCTGAAAAAATTTCGGACGCGATTATTCAAGATATAACGTCTCCTGAAATTAATGGATGA
- a CDS encoding glycosyltransferase family 39 protein: protein MSDEHLAASPGPVDAFDAHGAPVLRRRSEVPGPLLAVLAYVVAYLVLRLGEHGGLERDEAEMVYLARDLRPGYGAQPPLYTWLQWLAFQAFGPDRFALALVKGLSLGAIYMAMYRAALPWVGRAGALAAAASLLLLPQIGWEALRIQTHSVLMMALACGLLWAYGALLARPVAARYAAFGLVAGLGLLAKYNFAILLGGMVGASLLVHEHRVVLWHRRAWIAALVAMVVFLPHAAWMAQHLDAAFGGTLHKMQDGGEHAPYLRRVLHGALGLLSALAAFVAVPAAAFAFAAWSVRADLASRVRTRARDARMARARDGAAGRFFLWLYVLCLAQLGLLVLLGVVGTIKERWLMPVLFSLPLALLVWLPALRRQAPGGRLLRIGAVAGVATLALLPARIWLGPAIGKTVAAHYPYAPLAQALAQRYPGAQAVVANDVMLAGNLLFARAEAPSLQTVAQTVLLDDLLRERRPLRGEVLLVTQDGYPQGLGADFRAAYPAARPLSRARIELPLRFGGRGMLGFTVERMMLPAPGPAPVRAQPALAQAPGPS, encoded by the coding sequence ATGTCCGACGAGCATTTGGCCGCATCACCGGGCCCGGTCGACGCCTTCGATGCCCATGGCGCGCCCGTCCTGCGCCGGCGCAGCGAGGTCCCGGGCCCGCTGCTGGCCGTGCTCGCCTATGTCGTGGCTTACCTCGTGCTGCGTCTGGGCGAGCACGGCGGGCTCGAACGCGACGAAGCCGAGATGGTCTACCTGGCGCGCGACCTGCGGCCCGGCTACGGCGCCCAGCCGCCGCTCTACACCTGGCTGCAGTGGCTGGCCTTCCAGGCCTTCGGACCGGATCGTTTCGCGCTGGCGCTCGTCAAGGGCCTGTCGCTGGGTGCGATCTACATGGCGATGTATCGCGCCGCGCTGCCGTGGGTCGGCCGGGCCGGGGCGCTGGCGGCGGCCGCGTCGCTGCTGCTGTTGCCGCAGATCGGCTGGGAAGCGCTGCGCATCCAGACCCACTCCGTGCTGATGATGGCGCTCGCCTGCGGCCTGCTGTGGGCATACGGCGCGCTGCTGGCCAGGCCGGTCGCCGCGCGCTACGCGGCCTTCGGCCTGGTGGCGGGCCTCGGGCTGCTGGCCAAGTACAACTTCGCCATCCTGCTGGGCGGCATGGTCGGCGCCAGTCTGCTGGTGCACGAGCACCGCGTGGTGCTGTGGCACCGGCGCGCCTGGATCGCGGCGCTGGTGGCCATGGTGGTTTTCCTGCCGCATGCCGCCTGGATGGCGCAGCACCTCGACGCGGCCTTCGGCGGCACGCTGCACAAGATGCAGGACGGCGGCGAGCACGCGCCTTACCTGCGCCGCGTGCTGCACGGCGCGCTCGGCCTGTTGTCGGCGCTGGCGGCCTTCGTCGCCGTACCCGCCGCCGCGTTCGCGTTCGCCGCCTGGTCCGTGCGCGCCGATCTGGCCTCCCGCGTGCGTACGCGAGCGCGCGATGCGCGCATGGCGCGGGCGCGAGATGGCGCCGCCGGCCGCTTTTTTCTCTGGCTGTATGTGCTCTGCCTGGCGCAGCTGGGGTTGCTGGTGCTGCTCGGGGTGGTCGGGACGATCAAGGAGCGCTGGCTGATGCCGGTGCTGTTTTCGCTGCCGCTGGCGCTGCTGGTCTGGCTGCCCGCGCTGCGCCGGCAGGCGCCCGGAGGCCGGCTGTTGCGCATCGGCGCCGTGGCTGGGGTCGCGACCCTTGCCTTGCTGCCGGCGCGCATCTGGCTCGGCCCGGCCATCGGCAAGACGGTGGCGGCGCATTATCCGTACGCGCCGCTGGCGCAGGCGCTGGCGCAGCGGTATCCGGGCGCGCAGGCCGTGGTCGCCAATGACGTCATGTTGGCCGGCAACCTGCTGTTCGCCCGGGCCGAGGCGCCGTCCTTGCAGACCGTCGCGCAAACTGTCCTGCTGGACGACCTGCTGCGCGAGCGCCGCCCGCTGCGCGGCGAGGTGCTGCTGGTGACCCAGGACGGCTACCCGCAAGGCCTCGGCGCCGACTTCCGCGCCGCCTACCCGGCAGCGCGGCCGCTGTCGCGTGCGCGTATCGAGCTGCCGCTGCGGTTCGGGGGCAGGGGGATGCTCGGCTTCACGGTCGAGCGCATGATGCTGCCCGCGCCGGGACCGGCGCCGGTGCGGGCGCAGCCGGCCTTGGCGCAGGCGCCCGGGCCGTCGTGA
- the rpmB gene encoding 50S ribosomal protein L28, which yields MARVCQVTGKGVMVGNNVSHANNKTKRRFLPNLQNRRIFVESENRWVSLRVSNAGLRVIDKLGIDAVLTDMRARGEKI from the coding sequence ATGGCACGTGTTTGCCAAGTTACTGGCAAGGGTGTGATGGTTGGCAACAACGTCTCCCACGCTAACAACAAAACCAAGCGTCGTTTTCTGCCGAACCTGCAGAACCGTCGTATTTTCGTAGAATCGGAAAACCGCTGGGTCTCCCTGCGCGTCTCCAACGCTGGCCTGCGCGTCATCGACAAGCTCGGTATCGACGCTGTCCTGACCGACATGCGCGCCCGCGGCGAGAAAATCTAA
- the rpmG gene encoding 50S ribosomal protein L33 codes for MAKTGRDKIKLESTAGTGHFYTTTKNKRTMPAKMEITKFDPKARKHVVYKETKIK; via the coding sequence ATGGCAAAAACTGGCCGCGACAAGATCAAGCTGGAGTCGACCGCAGGTACTGGTCACTTCTACACCACGACCAAGAACAAGCGCACCATGCCGGCGAAGATGGAAATCACCAAATTCGACCCGAAGGCACGCAAGCACGTCGTGTACAAAGAAACCAAGATCAAGTAA
- a CDS encoding fatty acid desaturase: protein MSMDHVLQWLAGGLLHWGPWRIVAYTAITTHLTIVAVTVYLHRCQAHRALDLHPAVAHLFRFWLWISTGMATREWVAVHRKHHARCEQPGDPHSPQIFGIRKVLLEGAELYRLEARDAHTVARYGHGAPDDWLEGHVYAALPWQGVGLLLMLDVALFGAIGATVWAVQMLWIPVLAAGVVNGLGHFAGYRSFDGPNAAANILPWGLLIGGEELHNNHHTFPTSAKLSVRWFEFDVGWLYIRLLCACRLARVRTLPPRMHARGGAALPLDAGSVAAVTAGRHYLMRDYGRMLVHVFRDELRAELRRAGDRRSGTTARMRRQAERLLRREPDNLAAHQLADLRRLLERYQPLARLQAMRAELRAVWESTAAGEQEALALLAGWCERAERSGMAPLLTFARTLRAYR from the coding sequence ATGTCCATGGATCACGTCTTGCAATGGCTGGCCGGCGGACTGCTGCACTGGGGCCCGTGGCGCATCGTCGCCTACACGGCCATCACGACCCACCTCACCATCGTCGCCGTCACGGTCTACCTGCACCGCTGCCAGGCGCACCGCGCGCTCGACCTTCATCCGGCGGTCGCGCACCTGTTCCGCTTCTGGCTGTGGATCTCGACCGGCATGGCGACGCGCGAATGGGTCGCGGTGCACCGCAAGCACCATGCGCGCTGCGAACAGCCGGGCGACCCGCACAGCCCGCAGATCTTCGGCATCCGCAAGGTGCTGCTCGAAGGCGCCGAGCTGTACCGCCTTGAAGCCCGGGACGCACACACGGTCGCGCGCTACGGCCACGGCGCGCCCGACGACTGGCTCGAGGGCCACGTCTACGCCGCCTTGCCTTGGCAGGGCGTCGGGCTGCTGTTGATGCTTGACGTGGCGCTGTTCGGCGCGATCGGCGCGACCGTGTGGGCGGTGCAGATGCTGTGGATTCCGGTGCTGGCGGCGGGCGTGGTCAACGGCCTGGGCCATTTTGCCGGCTACCGCAGCTTCGACGGGCCGAACGCGGCCGCCAACATCCTGCCCTGGGGCCTGCTGATCGGCGGCGAGGAGCTGCACAACAACCACCATACCTTTCCGACCTCGGCCAAGTTGTCGGTGCGCTGGTTCGAGTTCGACGTCGGCTGGCTGTACATCCGCCTGCTGTGCGCCTGCCGCCTCGCGCGCGTGCGCACGCTCCCGCCACGCATGCACGCGCGAGGCGGCGCGGCCTTGCCGCTGGACGCGGGCAGCGTCGCCGCGGTGACGGCCGGCCGCCACTACCTGATGCGCGATTATGGCCGGATGCTGGTGCATGTATTCCGTGACGAGCTGCGCGCCGAACTGCGCCGCGCCGGAGACCGAAGGAGTGGCACCACTGCACGCATGCGGCGCCAGGCCGAGCGCCTGCTGCGGCGCGAGCCGGACAACCTGGCCGCGCACCAGCTGGCCGACTTGCGCCGGCTGCTCGAGCGCTACCAGCCGCTGGCGCGCCTGCAGGCGATGCGCGCGGAACTGCGCGCAGTGTGGGAGTCGACCGCGGCCGGTGAGCAGGAAGCGCTGGCGCTGCTGGCCGGCTGGTGCGAACGCGCCGAGCGTTCGGGGATGGCGCCGCTGCTGACGTTTGCACGCACGCTGCGCGCCTACCGTTGA